One genomic region from Mycoplasmopsis columbina encodes:
- a CDS encoding MSC_0623 family F1-like ATPase-associated protein yields the protein MSKKITWETQLEKLYNELLFKDYESVITNSLFVNKTKFLNSFALKYNLDLNSYEWKRLIEQLSFFFISKRNSIFTNFTILWSNLEKFHKNALVPLLGQSDSTTLDINFSYSEDQKFNSLLAQFNLFITQLLNEGLYIELFDNIVLLKDSETNNLKLLFGKEVLQYEH from the coding sequence ATGTCTAAAAAAATTACATGGGAAACACAATTAGAAAAACTTTATAATGAATTGCTTTTTAAAGATTATGAATCAGTAATCACAAATTCTCTTTTTGTAAATAAAACAAAATTTCTAAATAGCTTTGCATTAAAATACAATCTTGATTTAAATTCTTATGAATGAAAAAGATTGATTGAACAATTAAGTTTCTTTTTCATTTCTAAAAGAAATAGTATTTTTACTAATTTCACTATTTTATGGTCTAATCTAGAAAAATTTCATAAGAATGCTTTGGTTCCCCTACTTGGTCAAAGTGACTCGACTACTTTAGATATTAATTTTAGTTATTCAGAAGATCAAAAATTTAATTCTCTTTTAGCTCAATTCAACTTGTTTATAACACAATTGTTAAATGAGGGTTTATATATAGAATTATTCGATAATATAGTGCTTCTAAAAGATTCAGAAACAAATAATTTAAAACTTTTATTTGGTAAAGAAGTATTGCAATATGAACATTAA
- a CDS encoding MSC_0621 family F1-like ATPase epsilon subunit, translating to MKKLILFSSNKDVKELDVQKIFVNNRLKDEWIEIENKTIASFKNILLKLELENNEIIYMLIDTLLVKSDDSEVTFYYHEYLETFEQFENKNLLKTINKEYKETKRKMQYIKALQNIKTSYFDETEIELLEKKLYKLKAQLYFSLSYKELKWN from the coding sequence ATGAAAAAATTAATTTTATTTTCTTCAAACAAAGATGTAAAAGAATTAGATGTTCAAAAAATTTTTGTTAACAACCGTTTAAAAGATGAATGAATTGAAATAGAAAATAAAACAATTGCTAGTTTTAAAAATATTCTTCTTAAATTAGAACTTGAGAATAATGAAATCATTTATATGCTAATTGATACTCTATTAGTAAAATCCGATGATTCTGAAGTAACTTTTTACTATCATGAATATTTAGAAACTTTTGAACAATTTGAAAATAAAAATCTTTTAAAAACAATTAATAAAGAGTACAAAGAAACAAAAAGAAAAATGCAATACATTAAAGCATTGCAAAACATTAAGACTTCATATTTTGATGAAACTGAAATTGAATTGTTGGAGAAAAAACTTTATAAGTTAAAAGCTCAGTTATATTTTTCGTTGTCTTATAAGGAATTAAAATGAAATTAA
- a CDS encoding MSC_0622 family F1-like ATPase gamma subunit, with amino-acid sequence MNIKKIKEKQEQLIKIYKIIESRKNITLVNILKLSKIVSFYLDRTNLSKVIIEEFLKKFNIINSTLDKKNSILNFKSKTNLWVYVTEEEKYSTNSYKKHEDTIIEKANIERDKFIVIGQRAVNFAEDQKLHVIYQEKENNVATLSKILPKLIINTFKNNEVNQLNVVINSSKISHKYIKLLPIKENNFEFKYHTKSSLKIDNLTSYKIYPNLDNFVESELENYLTFAIVSLLMESSLVKEKYNLVVQNKTLNDLEEKIAKQKRIYLRFKKDLEIEEISILSRKKDLLHFSKEGKN; translated from the coding sequence ATGAACATTAAAAAAATAAAAGAAAAACAAGAGCAACTTATTAAAATTTACAAAATTATCGAATCAAGAAAAAATATTACTTTAGTTAACATCTTAAAACTATCTAAAATTGTTTCATTTTATTTAGATAGAACAAATTTATCAAAAGTCATTATTGAAGAGTTTTTGAAAAAATTTAACATAATAAATTCAACCTTAGATAAGAAAAATTCAATCTTGAATTTTAAAAGCAAAACAAATTTATGAGTTTATGTTACTGAAGAAGAAAAATATAGTACTAATTCATACAAAAAACATGAAGATACTATTATTGAAAAAGCAAATATTGAAAGAGACAAATTTATTGTTATTGGACAAAGAGCAGTTAATTTTGCAGAAGACCAAAAATTACATGTTATATATCAAGAAAAAGAAAACAATGTTGCAACCTTAAGCAAAATTCTACCTAAACTGATTATTAATACTTTTAAAAATAACGAAGTTAATCAACTTAATGTTGTTATAAATTCATCAAAAATTAGTCACAAATATATTAAATTGTTACCAATTAAGGAAAACAATTTCGAGTTTAAATACCATACAAAAAGTAGTTTAAAAATAGATAATTTAACAAGTTATAAAATTTATCCTAATTTAGATAATTTTGTTGAATCAGAATTAGAAAATTATTTAACTTTTGCAATAGTTTCACTTTTAATGGAGTCTTCGTTAGTTAAAGAAAAATACAATCTTGTTGTTCAAAATAAAACGTTAAATGATTTAGAAGAAAAAATAGCAAAACAAAAACGTATTTACTTAAGATTTAAAAAAGATTTAGAGATTGAAGAAATTTCAATTTTAAGTAGAAAAAAAGATTTATTGCATTTTTCTAAAGAAGGAAAAAACTAA
- the mip gene encoding Ig-specific serine endopeptidase MIP: MKKNFKLLFYLGLSMPFLAFSAISCSPDKKNIPPDEGHVDVEPNVPVFNNDPVDTNYGNIPGKPKLSKAEYDKLSESERNRVDLEAYSSALQQALGSKYPSKEVPLLTGDKLKTYNEKASLAGQPDYESAYRRNFSLVSENNNLILNPLQYQLTAAYWNSTPGNRGLPRWLPNDLYKSIALQSFAIAFNNVNSLIDDKSSKQAKGTAWILDYELDDNGYPTKWYLATNLHVAAALTKTTADGRFSNVVDLEAEKATYDQWKTILDETTAYYEELVKPFQERRLPIENEIERLQSERRKVETDAVGAEGDQKAEYERQLAKYDQLINEQYEKLEVIGKEESAALEKNWYANEKSAQYTKASKKIQSYLGLTQSIKLEHFNEDTPLRQDLKINADALTVDTFLFDPDQVKIVYAANDFLTSSPKNYLDVDSPYKDLEEMADFAVLEFDFTNSKNSYKYISKQSGERIVANAHDLAKKATSNFANWNASKKFKFATNSLKAKVLENSNDELIDVTTPNGGTTKIPKSLVNLLALGFPNSASDNKLDTREMTDVQREGLKYTQSLWVNKPYYINPTYKEAGKSFTVDYGAGLNKTLALRNTLEIPGITDITITSPILNAAEKEAFDANFLKDTQSSYKGHNYINYGLGYSLGAWQPLEGASGSSIRTIDNEIVGINFASLDAYGNSLASIIQAFRSEGDDYKGFYGNYKLEQYDLIYGGGRNQRTSYRQALKDFKNSETVKTYLFSNGLQDENVPKEYKFNK; the protein is encoded by the coding sequence ATGAAAAAAAATTTTAAATTGTTATTCTATCTTGGTTTGAGCATGCCTTTTTTGGCATTTTCAGCTATTAGTTGTTCTCCAGATAAAAAAAATATTCCGCCAGATGAAGGACATGTTGATGTTGAACCAAATGTCCCAGTTTTTAATAATGACCCAGTGGATACTAATTATGGAAATATTCCTGGAAAACCAAAACTTTCAAAGGCTGAATATGATAAGTTGAGCGAAAGTGAAAGAAATAGAGTAGATTTAGAAGCCTACTCATCTGCTTTACAACAAGCATTGGGATCAAAATATCCTTCAAAAGAAGTTCCTCTTTTGACAGGAGATAAATTGAAAACTTATAATGAAAAAGCATCTTTAGCAGGTCAACCAGATTATGAAAGCGCTTATAGAAGAAATTTTTCTCTTGTGAGCGAGAATAACAATTTAATCTTAAATCCGTTGCAATATCAATTAACAGCAGCTTATTGAAATTCAACACCGGGTAATAGAGGTTTACCAAGATGACTACCTAATGATCTATATAAAAGTATTGCATTACAATCATTTGCAATAGCATTTAACAATGTTAATTCATTAATAGATGATAAAAGTTCAAAACAAGCAAAAGGAACAGCTTGAATTTTAGATTATGAATTAGACGACAATGGATATCCAACAAAGTGATATTTAGCAACTAATTTGCACGTGGCTGCTGCTTTAACTAAAACAACAGCAGATGGAAGATTTAGTAATGTAGTTGATTTAGAAGCTGAAAAAGCAACATATGATCAATGAAAAACTATTTTGGATGAAACAACAGCATATTATGAAGAGCTTGTAAAACCTTTCCAAGAACGTAGATTGCCTATTGAAAATGAAATTGAAAGATTGCAGTCAGAAAGAAGAAAAGTTGAAACTGATGCTGTAGGAGCTGAAGGTGATCAAAAAGCAGAATATGAGAGACAACTTGCTAAATATGATCAATTAATTAATGAACAATATGAAAAACTTGAAGTAATTGGTAAAGAAGAAAGTGCAGCTTTAGAAAAAAATTGATATGCAAATGAAAAAAGTGCTCAATACACTAAAGCATCAAAAAAAATTCAAAGTTATTTAGGTTTAACTCAAAGTATTAAATTAGAACATTTTAATGAAGATACTCCTCTTAGACAAGATCTTAAAATAAATGCTGATGCTTTAACAGTGGACACATTTCTATTTGATCCTGATCAAGTAAAAATAGTTTATGCTGCAAATGATTTTCTAACCTCATCACCAAAAAATTATTTGGATGTCGATTCTCCATATAAAGATTTAGAAGAAATGGCTGATTTTGCTGTATTGGAATTTGACTTTACAAACAGTAAAAATAGTTATAAATACATTTCAAAACAAAGTGGAGAACGAATTGTAGCTAATGCACATGATTTAGCTAAAAAAGCTACTTCTAATTTTGCTAATTGAAATGCATCTAAAAAATTTAAATTTGCAACAAATAGTCTAAAAGCAAAAGTTTTAGAAAATTCAAATGATGAATTAATTGATGTTACTACTCCAAATGGTGGAACAACTAAAATACCAAAAAGTTTGGTTAATCTTTTGGCATTAGGTTTCCCAAATTCTGCTTCTGACAACAAGTTAGATACAAGAGAAATGACAGATGTTCAAAGAGAAGGACTTAAATATACACAAAGTCTTTGAGTAAATAAACCTTATTATATTAATCCAACATACAAAGAAGCGGGTAAATCATTTACAGTTGATTATGGAGCAGGACTTAATAAGACATTAGCTCTTAGAAATACACTTGAAATCCCAGGAATAACCGATATTACCATTACTTCTCCAATTTTGAATGCTGCTGAAAAAGAAGCATTTGATGCTAATTTCTTAAAAGACACACAATCTTCATATAAAGGCCATAATTACATAAATTATGGATTAGGTTATAGTTTAGGAGCTTGACAACCACTTGAAGGAGCTTCAGGATCAAGTATTAGAACTATTGATAATGAAATTGTGGGAATTAATTTCGCGTCATTGGACGCATATGGAAATTCACTTGCTTCTATAATACAAGCTTTTCGAAGTGAAGGTGACGATTATAAAGGTTTCTATGGAAATTACAAATTAGAACAATATGATTTAATTTATGGTGGTGGAAGAAATCAAAGAACATCATATCGTCAAGCTCTAAAAGACTTTAAAAACAGCGAGACAGTAAAAACTTATCTATTTTCTAATGGTCTTCAAGATGAAAATGTGCCAAAGGAATATAAATTCAACAAATAA
- a CDS encoding putative immunoglobulin-blocking virulence protein has translation MIKAKKTKLLLNLGIATTLTTAAVLTTALIVSKGEKSKDLAVNVNSRAVDNTLYKDEVYLEDAHASNKDNNLTIKEKKEIQPVNNTPEEPKEEPVKKEDKIFADAPENKPEPEVKEEKPKEELPPAPVEPKEPEKQPDPEKEPEPAPKPEPQPEPKEEPKKPKIEDLLPTANEGSRINPDKLPDLDFAKLKQSETGGTLTAVQQREIKNAIKEVTTIIRTNTGKWTAADRAKIKETFKTLRSYSYWEKDLEFNEEFFDSYLDVFDNDGKSAEEIYKKWPSLNRGDKNANFPYFFKQMFLGIEKELDAQLAKGFIPNLDYGSFNMGVSWQHSDLSKNTIHTHYVENNKKRYFAYDSPWARNEKAISNLEYENFRKNDVTSTYTSEGASAADGITVLNYTPTGKLVEGQENKIIAVLDASNPRGYANFLFFLKSIERNKRKLDGVVIKKMGLVNKKQDFKHILSQLPDSVEKLTLFFEGRDTSSLIALKDKHIKELELYTEKGGTLNKEWSLNPVALKNVDNVAFDYVRGQNFAGSIVFNRFKFDSTDTLESINEGFKIAFDTKSDQRIFQGEFGDGSWPTKLDFSNVPSIRSLRGINLYGRVFKELTLYSDSNVFTIDVPTLTEQQWSALLVKGPERPKLYFEGPVAVDTLYFKGNAVDLKNNYGQQLYGLIESGNYNFRTIYVDNQVMADTLNKSQAFTKFGKRAVVKPADFNPEGRQSELSFN, from the coding sequence ATGATAAAAGCCAAAAAAACGAAATTGTTACTTAACTTAGGAATCGCTACAACTTTGACCACAGCAGCAGTTTTAACCACTGCATTAATTGTAAGTAAAGGTGAAAAAAGTAAAGATTTAGCAGTTAATGTGAATTCAAGAGCAGTTGATAATACACTTTACAAAGATGAAGTGTATTTAGAAGATGCACATGCTTCAAACAAAGATAATAACTTGACCATTAAAGAAAAGAAAGAAATTCAACCAGTAAATAATACTCCTGAAGAACCAAAAGAAGAACCAGTCAAAAAAGAGGACAAAATTTTTGCTGATGCTCCAGAAAATAAACCTGAACCAGAAGTAAAAGAAGAAAAACCAAAAGAAGAACTTCCGCCAGCACCAGTTGAACCAAAAGAACCTGAAAAACAGCCAGATCCAGAAAAAGAACCAGAACCCGCTCCTAAACCAGAACCTCAACCAGAACCAAAAGAAGAACCTAAAAAACCAAAAATTGAAGATTTATTACCAACAGCAAACGAGGGTTCAAGAATTAATCCAGATAAATTACCAGATCTAGATTTTGCAAAATTAAAACAATCAGAAACTGGTGGAACTTTGACTGCAGTTCAACAAAGAGAAATTAAAAATGCAATTAAAGAAGTTACTACGATAATTAGAACTAACACAGGCAAATGAACTGCGGCAGATAGAGCTAAAATTAAAGAAACTTTTAAAACTTTAAGAAGTTATTCATATTGAGAAAAAGACTTAGAATTTAATGAAGAGTTTTTTGACTCTTATCTTGATGTTTTTGATAATGACGGCAAATCAGCTGAGGAAATTTACAAAAAATGACCTTCACTTAATCGTGGAGACAAAAATGCCAATTTCCCATACTTTTTTAAACAAATGTTTTTAGGCATTGAAAAAGAATTGGATGCACAATTAGCCAAAGGTTTTATACCTAATTTAGATTATGGAAGTTTTAACATGGGTGTGTCATGACAACATTCTGATCTAAGTAAAAATACAATTCATACTCATTATGTTGAAAATAATAAAAAAAGATATTTTGCTTATGATTCACCATGAGCAAGAAATGAAAAAGCTATATCTAATTTAGAATACGAAAATTTCAGAAAAAATGATGTAACAAGTACTTATACTTCAGAAGGAGCTTCAGCAGCAGACGGTATTACTGTTCTTAACTATACTCCAACTGGTAAATTAGTTGAAGGCCAAGAAAACAAAATTATTGCAGTTCTTGATGCTTCAAATCCTAGAGGATATGCTAATTTCTTATTTTTCCTTAAATCAATTGAAAGAAATAAAAGAAAACTTGATGGTGTTGTAATTAAAAAAATGGGACTTGTAAATAAAAAACAAGATTTCAAACACATTCTTTCACAATTGCCTGATTCAGTGGAAAAATTAACTTTATTCTTTGAAGGAAGAGACACGTCTTCATTGATTGCTCTTAAAGATAAACACATTAAAGAATTAGAACTTTACACTGAAAAAGGTGGAACTTTAAATAAAGAATGATCATTAAACCCAGTGGCACTTAAAAATGTTGATAATGTTGCTTTTGATTATGTAAGAGGACAAAATTTTGCGGGATCAATTGTTTTCAATCGTTTTAAATTTGATTCAACTGATACTTTAGAATCAATTAATGAAGGATTCAAAATTGCTTTTGATACTAAATCAGATCAAAGAATTTTCCAAGGTGAATTTGGCGATGGATCATGACCTACAAAACTTGACTTTTCAAATGTACCAAGCATCAGAAGTTTAAGAGGCATTAATTTATATGGTAGAGTGTTTAAAGAACTAACTTTATATAGTGATTCAAATGTATTTACAATTGATGTGCCAACTTTAACAGAACAACAATGATCGGCATTGCTAGTAAAAGGACCAGAAAGACCAAAACTTTATTTTGAAGGACCTGTTGCAGTAGATACTCTTTACTTTAAAGGTAACGCAGTAGATTTAAAAAATAATTATGGTCAACAGCTATATGGTTTAATTGAATCAGGGAACTACAATTTTAGAACCATTTATGTTGATAATCAAGTTATGGCAGATACATTAAATAAATCACAAGCATTTACCAAATTTGGAAAAAGAGCAGTAGTAAAACCAGCTGATTTTAATCCAGAAGGGCGTCAAAGTGAATTATCATTTAATTAA
- a CDS encoding ECF transporter S component — protein MFKLKKEKKPISFTIYNIVFLAVYLSLFLISSFTIYFGYIPLPTTTLTYLPIIVIVATFHLGMKGGIFSGFGFGFSSWIAAMIVGAVAYQYIDISILPRFILGILVAIIYKLIRGDKKIKLWKFILLTTLAPILNIVLVLSARYLHHSISPLKGVLPVKEWIITHPFNISLEPTIGLVLGLLLYPLIKYLRKSYLQKQNYLYSDTPSHVIKGRRDKGFLTFAYVFLTILIGFFVYSVVNIYNSVNIQNETKAQSNIKYNWTEQYDKPLGEYFVEKNIFLQQSMELSNFLKQVDNRLFKNNGDESVNLNDLNTSTSENFKNELEKIKTILIDLKRELNFDENAYEKVEEENLKLRKEFNIKYIGNKHVVNLFVYENQKIFSNEIYTKIADLKINLKNSIKKYIEILSNFNEDDLMKIFNETERELNNFVLVLEKNQLWFKKALQDLFYEKFNFFAIK, from the coding sequence ATGTTCAAACTTAAAAAAGAAAAAAAACCAATTAGTTTTACTATTTACAATATTGTTTTTCTTGCTGTCTATTTAAGTTTATTTCTTATATCTAGTTTTACTATCTATTTTGGTTATATCCCTTTACCAACAACAACTCTAACTTATCTTCCTATTATAGTTATTGTTGCTACTTTTCATTTAGGCATGAAAGGTGGAATATTTAGTGGTTTTGGCTTTGGTTTTAGTTCTTGAATTGCTGCTATGATAGTTGGAGCAGTGGCTTATCAATACATTGATATTTCAATTTTACCAAGATTCATTTTAGGAATATTAGTAGCTATAATTTACAAATTGATACGAGGAGATAAAAAAATAAAACTTTGAAAATTTATTCTTCTTACAACTTTAGCTCCTATTTTAAATATTGTTTTAGTTCTTTCTGCTAGATACTTACATCACTCAATTTCACCTCTAAAAGGTGTTTTACCAGTTAAAGAATGAATCATCACTCATCCATTTAACATCAGTTTAGAACCAACAATTGGTTTAGTCTTAGGATTGTTGCTATATCCTTTAATTAAGTATTTAAGAAAATCTTATTTACAAAAACAAAACTATTTATATTCAGATACTCCTTCACATGTGATTAAAGGAAGAAGAGACAAAGGTTTTTTAACTTTTGCATATGTATTTTTAACGATTTTGATAGGTTTTTTTGTCTATTCAGTTGTCAATATTTATAATAGTGTAAATATACAAAATGAAACTAAAGCGCAAAGTAATATAAAATATAATTGAACTGAACAATATGACAAACCACTGGGAGAATACTTTGTTGAAAAAAATATTTTTCTTCAACAAAGTATGGAATTATCGAACTTTTTAAAACAAGTTGATAATAGACTATTCAAAAACAATGGTGATGAATCAGTTAATCTAAATGATTTAAATACTTCAACAAGTGAAAATTTTAAGAATGAATTAGAAAAAATAAAAACCATTCTTATTGATTTGAAAAGAGAATTAAATTTTGATGAAAATGCTTATGAAAAAGTTGAAGAAGAAAATTTAAAGTTAAGAAAAGAATTTAATATCAAATATATAGGCAACAAACATGTAGTTAATTTATTTGTATATGAAAATCAAAAAATATTTTCTAACGAAATTTATACAAAAATTGCTGATTTAAAGATAAATTTGAAAAATTCAATTAAAAAGTATATAGAAATTTTAAGTAATTTTAATGAAGACGATTTAATGAAAATTTTTAATGAAACTGAAAGAGAATTAAATAATTTTGTTTTAGTTTTAGAAAAAAATCAACTTTGATTTAAAAAAGCACTCCAAGACTTATTCTATGAAAAATTTAATTTTTTCGCAATTAAATAA
- a CDS encoding MSC_0624 family F1-like ATPase-associated membrane protein, translated as MNYHLIKKNKTISFHFSKENLLKLISLAFIFFSALASLFIVNSQLQVKEENFISYDILFKESTLVLKAFNFVYIFNTSLFLVGIFVSLFYALTVVNKNNLRFKYYIYWYLLYLTNSLISLVLLGTLNNLFAIKPISLVYRALSLLPLLLIKFSYDIFSLKIKSKNFLLTHKQMFIVILNNILKFAFYIVGMVMLYLFVKDQNTRNLFNQNDFLISLEEKIENNFIVKFILIFLLFIASLIYLFTIFFFETDNIWNSYVWKHKLKNIIFYLLTFIAALFIYLFYVNIVLRKQDIVLDGAVNSNYVWLIVFALVETLILAINLFIVFFRKWKLLKNLQKSFLFWSIVLSLVIYFLALTNLNIFNQKIFLIIFMIEFVTIISLIFVTLKSFLKKHFILISLLLTIVTIAWVFNIYLIQTISVNNHAIEYWTEILSIDQIFTLLALSLLMFYWICKLIIKTVSLFIVWYEKRRVVKGEQYV; from the coding sequence GTGAATTATCATTTAATTAAAAAAAATAAAACAATAAGTTTTCATTTCAGCAAAGAAAATTTATTAAAGCTAATTTCTTTAGCTTTTATTTTTTTTAGCGCATTAGCAAGTTTATTTATTGTTAACTCACAATTGCAAGTAAAAGAAGAAAACTTTATTTCATATGATATTTTATTTAAAGAATCAACTTTAGTTTTAAAAGCTTTTAATTTTGTTTATATATTTAATACAAGTTTATTTCTAGTAGGCATTTTTGTTAGCTTATTTTATGCTTTAACAGTTGTTAACAAAAATAATTTAAGATTTAAATACTATATCTATTGATATTTACTATATTTAACTAATTCTTTAATTAGTTTAGTATTACTAGGAACTTTAAATAATCTATTTGCAATTAAACCAATAAGTCTTGTTTATAGAGCACTAAGTTTATTACCATTACTTTTAATAAAATTTAGTTATGATATTTTTTCATTGAAAATTAAAAGTAAAAATTTCCTTTTAACACACAAACAAATGTTTATTGTTATTTTAAATAATATTCTAAAATTTGCATTTTATATCGTTGGAATGGTAATGTTATATCTTTTTGTAAAAGACCAAAATACCAGAAACTTATTTAACCAAAACGACTTTCTTATAAGTCTAGAAGAAAAAATAGAAAATAATTTTATTGTTAAGTTTATTTTGATTTTCTTGTTATTTATCGCAAGTTTGATTTATCTATTTACTATTTTCTTTTTTGAAACAGACAATATTTGAAACTCATATGTTTGAAAACACAAATTAAAAAATATAATTTTTTATCTTCTTACTTTTATTGCTGCTTTGTTTATATATCTTTTTTATGTAAATATAGTTTTAAGAAAACAAGATATAGTGTTAGACGGCGCAGTTAATTCAAATTATGTATGATTAATTGTTTTTGCATTAGTTGAAACATTAATTTTAGCAATTAACTTATTTATAGTATTTTTTAGAAAATGAAAACTTTTAAAAAATCTACAAAAATCATTTTTATTTTGATCAATCGTTCTTTCTCTTGTGATTTATTTCTTAGCTTTAACTAATTTAAATATTTTCAACCAAAAAATATTCTTAATTATTTTTATGATTGAATTCGTAACGATAATTTCTTTGATTTTTGTAACTTTGAAATCATTTTTAAAGAAACATTTTATTTTGATTTCTTTACTGTTAACAATAGTTACAATCGCTTGAGTTTTCAACATTTACTTAATTCAAACAATAAGTGTTAATAACCATGCTATTGAATATTGAACTGAAATTTTATCAATAGATCAAATCTTTACATTGTTAGCTTTAAGTTTATTAATGTTTTATTGAATTTGTAAATTAATAATAAAAACAGTTTCATTATTTATAGTTTGATATGAAAAAAGAAGAGTAGTTAAAGGAGAGCAATATGTCTAA